From Macaca mulatta isolate MMU2019108-1 chromosome 1, T2T-MMU8v2.0, whole genome shotgun sequence, the proteins below share one genomic window:
- the LCE6A gene encoding late cornified envelope protein 6A has protein sequence MSQQKQQSWKPPNVAKCSPPQRSNPCLAPCSTPCGAPHSEGCHSSSQRPEVQKPRRARRKPRCLSGGTTYHCKEEECEGD, from the coding sequence ATGTCACAGCAGAAGCAGCAATCTTGGAAGCCTCCAAATGTTGCCAAATGCTCCCCTCCCCAAAGATCAAACCCCTGCCTGGCTCCCTGCTCGACTCCTTGTGGTGCTCCCCATTCAGAAGGCTGTCATTCCAGTTCCCAAAGGCCTGAGGTTCAGAAGCCCAGGAGGGCTCGTCGAAAGCCGCGCTGCCTAAGTGGGGGCACAACCTACCACTGCAAAGAGGAAGAGTGTGAAGGCGACTGA